One Phaseolus vulgaris cultivar G19833 chromosome 4, P. vulgaris v2.0, whole genome shotgun sequence DNA window includes the following coding sequences:
- the LOC137838744 gene encoding uncharacterized protein yields MGILKRVQINIPFTEALEQMPTYAKFMKELLTKKRKFNDQEIVELEVGCNAIIQKSLPQKSRDPGSFTLLVTTGNLVVGKSLLDLGASIILMPLSMLNKIGDVKVRLIRMTLQLADRSIKYPHGIVEDLLVKVDKFLFPIDFVVMDIEEDAEVALILGRPFMKTAKVIIDVDKGKLKVCVQDEEVSFNVFEAMKYSNDQKECFRVNVIDDICFETQKKCLTIEPLMKVIMGSIEDINEGKRKNIGLC; encoded by the coding sequence ATGGGTATTCTCAAAAGAGTGCAAATTAACATTCCTTTTACTGAAGCTTTAGAGCAAATGCCTACATATGCTAAATTCATGAAGGAATTAttgacaaagaaaagaaaattcaatgaccAGGAGATAGTTGAATTGGAAGTTGGATGCAATGctataattcaaaaatcattACCACAGAAATCTAGAGATCCTGGGAGTTTCACTTTGCTAGTTACTACAGGAAATCTCGTTGTTGGAAAGTCATTATTGGATCTTGGAGCTAGTATTATTTTGATGCCTTTATCAATGTTGAATAAAATTGGAGATGTAAAAGTGAGACTAATAAGAATGACTTTGCAGTTGGCTGATAGATCAATCAAATATCCACATGGAATAGTTGAAGATTTGTTGGTAAAGGTGGATAAATTTCTTTTCCCAATAGATTTTGTTGTTATGGATATTGAAGAAGATGCTGAAGTAGCTTTGATATTGGGAAGACCATTTATGAAAACTGCCAAAGTTATAATTGATGTAGACAAAGGAAAATTAAAGGTTTGTGTTCAAGATGAAGAAGTAAGCTTCAATGTTTTTGAAGCAATGAAATATTCAAATGATCAAAAAGAGTGTTTCAGAGTGAATGTGATTGATGATATTTGTTTTGAAActcaaaaaaaatgtttaaccaTTGAACCTTTAATGAAAGTTATCATGGGTAGTATTGAAGACATAAATGaagggaaaagaaaaaatataggaCTATGTTGA